In one window of Meiothermus sp. DNA:
- the lysA gene encoding diaminopimelate decarboxylase, protein MSMSQSYTALRPEFREALKEAARLFPTPFYAYDLQVILERLERLQKAFPGAEIFYAMKANPRLGLLRRLLERGAFVEAVSLGEVYRAYKAGFRRNEVLLNGPVKTPAMLKELNLAGIPILGLDSLADLNRVAKLLPKAQVLLRVNPDLPIATHDHLATGRGESKFGILPEEVGAALEQARHSHLEVLGLHIHLGSALEHPEDYSAGYRVMDELYRTHGPFQVMNLGGGFGLGLDLGEVGTQAIALARKHSAELWLEPGRYLVAEAGVLVTRCWGVKRTRRNYLLIDAGMGQLIRPMLYGAIHPVEPLYKNPLQETYDLAGPACESGDVLARDITLPEPQEGDLLAILQGGAYASSMSSNYLDTPRPAELLWTGQNWEIIRRQQTWEALFEDEL, encoded by the coding sequence ATGAGCATGTCCCAATCCTACACCGCCCTGCGACCTGAGTTTAGAGAAGCCCTCAAGGAAGCGGCCCGCCTCTTCCCCACCCCTTTTTACGCCTACGACCTGCAGGTCATTCTGGAGCGGCTGGAGCGTCTGCAAAAAGCCTTTCCGGGTGCTGAAATTTTCTATGCCATGAAGGCCAACCCCCGCCTGGGCCTGCTACGGCGGCTGCTGGAGCGGGGGGCTTTTGTGGAGGCCGTAAGCCTGGGCGAGGTCTACCGGGCGTACAAGGCCGGCTTCCGGCGCAATGAGGTGTTGTTGAATGGGCCGGTCAAGACCCCGGCCATGCTCAAAGAACTGAACCTGGCGGGCATCCCGATTCTGGGCCTCGATTCCCTGGCCGACCTCAATCGGGTAGCCAAGCTACTGCCCAAGGCCCAGGTTCTCTTGCGGGTCAACCCCGACCTGCCCATCGCCACCCACGACCATCTGGCCACCGGGCGCGGCGAGAGCAAGTTTGGCATCCTGCCGGAAGAGGTAGGGGCCGCCCTCGAGCAAGCCCGCCACAGCCACCTGGAAGTGCTGGGCCTGCACATTCACCTGGGGTCGGCCCTCGAGCACCCCGAAGACTACTCGGCGGGCTACCGGGTGATGGACGAGCTTTACCGCACCCACGGCCCCTTTCAGGTGATGAACCTGGGGGGTGGTTTTGGCCTGGGCCTCGACCTGGGCGAGGTAGGAACACAGGCTATCGCACTGGCCCGCAAGCACAGCGCCGAGCTATGGCTCGAGCCGGGGCGTTACCTGGTCGCCGAGGCTGGGGTGCTGGTCACGCGCTGCTGGGGCGTCAAGCGCACCCGGCGCAACTATCTGCTCATTGACGCGGGCATGGGTCAGTTGATCCGGCCCATGCTTTATGGCGCCATCCACCCGGTCGAACCGCTCTACAAAAACCCCCTCCAAGAAACCTACGACCTGGCAGGCCCGGCTTGCGAGTCGGGGGATGTGCTGGCGCGGGATATCACCCTGCCCGAACCCCAGGAGGGCGATTTGCTGGCCATTTTGCAAGGGGGGGCCTACGCCAGCAGCATGAGCAGCAACTACCTCGACACCCCGCGCCCCGCCGAGCTGCTGTGGACCGGTCAAAACTGGGAAATCATCCGCCGTCAGCAAACCTGGGAAGCACTCTTTGAAGACGAGTTATAA
- a CDS encoding gamma-glutamyl-gamma-aminobutyrate hydrolase family protein, translating into MLIGVTPQSRSTEGLFRTRIWGLLEPYVRALESQGASIVILPPQASDRLPALLHQLDGVLLPGGVDVDPAHFGEEPIPEMGEVSLERDAIELFVARYTAQHGIPTLGVCRGVQVMNVALGGNLYQDLPAQGFRSVQHYQKAEPPVLGHSVEQTGQSPLNKLFEPRFRVNSYHHQALKDLAPGLCPVATAPDGIVEAVALEGHPFYLGVQWHPELLPQQWGIFRALVEAAVEQRSRGTKMPVP; encoded by the coding sequence ATGCTCATCGGTGTGACCCCTCAATCGCGCAGCACAGAAGGTCTTTTTCGAACCAGAATCTGGGGCCTGCTCGAGCCCTACGTACGGGCTCTGGAAAGCCAGGGTGCGAGCATTGTAATCCTTCCCCCCCAGGCCAGCGATAGGCTGCCTGCCCTGCTGCACCAACTCGATGGGGTCTTGCTGCCCGGTGGGGTAGATGTAGACCCCGCGCATTTTGGCGAAGAGCCCATCCCGGAGATGGGCGAGGTGAGCCTGGAGCGCGATGCCATAGAGCTGTTTGTGGCCCGCTACACCGCCCAGCATGGCATCCCCACCCTGGGGGTTTGCCGGGGGGTACAGGTGATGAACGTAGCCCTGGGGGGTAACCTCTACCAGGATCTGCCCGCCCAGGGTTTCCGTAGCGTGCAACACTACCAGAAAGCCGAGCCGCCGGTGCTGGGCCACAGCGTCGAACAGACGGGCCAGAGCCCCCTGAACAAGCTATTTGAGCCCCGTTTTCGGGTGAACTCGTACCACCACCAGGCCCTCAAAGATCTGGCCCCAGGGCTATGTCCGGTCGCCACCGCGCCCGATGGCATTGTGGAAGCAGTAGCCCTGGAGGGCCACCCCTTCTACCTGGGGGTGCAGTGGCACCCCGAGCTGCTCCCACAGCAGTGGGGTATTTTCCGTGCGCTGGTGGAGGCTGCTGTCGAACAGCGCTCAAGGGGTACCAAGATGCCTGTGCCATGA